A single region of the Halopiger xanaduensis SH-6 genome encodes:
- a CDS encoding HD domain-containing protein encodes MKVIKDSVHDHLQVEGVARDLLDTPPVQRLRGIRQLGTVSLVYPSANHTRFEHSLGVYHLACKALEQLNVEGAQAERVRAAALLHDVGHGPFSHNLEPLTHRRTGRYHDDVDHLIADGAVGDVLRDHDLEPERIAGLIAGEGRFGQLVSGELDVDRMDYLVRDAHHTGVPYGTIDHERLVRELTFVDGELVLDEGNVQAAESLLVARALMNPTVYSHSVARISKAMLRRAAERLLERTDTDAETLQRMDDADLIVALRSCEDTQEFSRRLDERDLFKRAVWAEIDDVPGGVIESDHGAVREFEREIAERAAVDQECVILDIPGRPSMTESTTRVMVNGDIRQLGQQSPLVEALRAAQYSQWRLGVYSPPEMRERVGRAAVDVLGLDIEGALVSEVRDGLDTTLDQFVDD; translated from the coding sequence ATGAAAGTCATCAAGGACAGCGTTCACGACCACCTTCAGGTCGAGGGCGTCGCGCGGGACCTCCTCGATACGCCGCCCGTCCAGCGGCTCCGGGGCATCCGCCAACTCGGCACCGTCTCGCTCGTCTATCCCTCCGCGAACCACACCCGCTTCGAGCACAGCCTCGGCGTCTACCATCTCGCCTGCAAGGCCCTCGAGCAGCTCAACGTCGAGGGGGCGCAGGCCGAACGCGTCCGGGCCGCCGCCCTGCTGCACGACGTCGGCCACGGGCCGTTCAGCCACAACCTCGAGCCGCTGACCCACCGGCGGACGGGCCGGTACCACGACGACGTCGACCACCTGATCGCGGACGGCGCGGTCGGCGACGTCCTTCGGGACCACGACCTCGAGCCCGAGCGGATCGCGGGGCTGATCGCCGGCGAGGGCCGGTTCGGCCAGCTCGTCTCGGGCGAACTCGACGTCGACCGGATGGACTACCTCGTCCGGGACGCCCACCACACCGGCGTTCCCTACGGGACGATCGACCACGAGCGGCTGGTCCGGGAACTCACCTTCGTCGACGGCGAACTCGTCCTCGACGAGGGGAACGTCCAGGCCGCCGAGAGCCTGCTGGTCGCGCGGGCGCTGATGAACCCGACCGTCTACAGCCACAGCGTCGCCCGGATCAGCAAGGCGATGTTGCGGCGGGCGGCCGAGCGGCTGCTCGAGCGGACCGACACGGACGCCGAGACGCTACAGCGGATGGACGACGCCGACCTGATCGTCGCCTTGCGCTCCTGTGAGGACACGCAGGAGTTCTCCCGCCGGCTGGACGAACGCGATCTGTTCAAGCGGGCGGTGTGGGCCGAGATCGACGACGTCCCCGGCGGCGTGATCGAGAGCGACCACGGGGCGGTCCGCGAGTTCGAGCGCGAGATCGCCGAGCGAGCCGCGGTCGATCAAGAGTGTGTCATCCTCGATATCCCGGGCCGACCGTCGATGACGGAGTCGACGACGCGCGTGATGGTCAACGGCGACATCCGCCAGTTGGGCCAGCAGTCGCCGCTCGTGGAAGCCCTGCGCGCGGCTCAGTACTCCCAGTGGCGCCTCGGCGTCTACTCGCCGCCCGAAATGCGCGAGCGCGTCGGCCGGGCTGCCGTCGACGTGCTCGGCCTCGATATCGAGGGCGCGCTGGTCAGCGAAGTGCGGGACGGACTGGATACGACACTGGATCAGTTCGTGGACGACTAA
- the ligA gene encoding ATP-dependent DNA ligase LigA: MQFATFADRAAAIEAEPADLEIVAHVTDLLRDAEADLEIVARFVQGRVFPAWDSTTLDIGPSACYEAIARAAGTNVDADDVEDRLAETGEIGDVAASYDFGGQQGLGAFTGGDGGEDDLTVREVYETLCDLAAAEGSGSQDRKVDLLFGLFNRCSSEEARYLARLVLSEMRIGVGEGAVRDAVAEAFDVPEEEVERALQVSNDYGEVARIARDEGLEGLEAIDLEIGRPVQTMLAQAGTVTDALEEWDEAAVEWKYDGARIQLHHAPDDDTTRVFSRNMEEVTDALPEVLEYADETLEEPVILDGEVVAVDDDGGPLPFQEVLKRFRRKHDVEKAREEVTVRPVFFDCLHAGGEDLLEEPLTARHDRLRAVLAEDPDAVTETEDERDVEGLSLLWTTDDPDEIEAIDADALEAGHEGIMLKNPESTYSPGRRGKHWRKRKPDVETVDCVVTGAEWGEGRRANFLGTFELSVRDGDDLETVGKVATGITDEKLEELTELLEPHIAAEDGQDVDLEPAVVFEVGYEEIQTSPTYSSGYALRFPRFLAVRSDKEPEDADTLERVEALRS; encoded by the coding sequence ATGCAGTTCGCCACGTTCGCCGACCGCGCCGCCGCGATCGAAGCCGAGCCCGCGGACCTCGAGATCGTCGCGCACGTCACCGACCTGCTCCGCGACGCGGAAGCCGACCTCGAGATCGTCGCCCGGTTCGTCCAGGGACGGGTCTTCCCCGCGTGGGACTCGACGACGCTCGACATCGGCCCGAGCGCGTGCTACGAGGCGATCGCCCGCGCAGCCGGGACGAACGTCGACGCCGACGACGTCGAGGACCGGCTCGCGGAGACGGGCGAGATCGGCGACGTGGCGGCCAGCTACGACTTCGGCGGCCAGCAGGGCCTGGGCGCGTTCACCGGCGGCGACGGCGGCGAGGACGACCTCACCGTCCGCGAAGTCTACGAGACCCTCTGCGACCTCGCGGCCGCCGAAGGATCGGGCAGCCAGGACCGCAAGGTCGACCTCCTCTTCGGCCTCTTTAACCGCTGCTCGAGCGAGGAAGCCCGCTACCTCGCGCGACTCGTCCTCTCGGAGATGCGCATCGGCGTCGGCGAGGGGGCCGTCCGAGACGCCGTCGCCGAGGCCTTCGACGTCCCCGAGGAGGAGGTCGAACGGGCCCTGCAGGTCTCGAACGACTACGGCGAGGTCGCCCGCATCGCCCGCGACGAGGGACTCGAGGGGCTCGAGGCAATCGATCTCGAGATCGGCCGGCCCGTCCAGACGATGCTCGCGCAGGCCGGCACCGTCACCGACGCGCTCGAGGAGTGGGACGAGGCCGCCGTGGAGTGGAAGTACGACGGGGCTCGCATTCAACTGCATCACGCCCCCGACGACGATACGACCCGCGTCTTCTCCCGCAACATGGAGGAAGTCACCGACGCCCTCCCCGAAGTCCTCGAGTACGCCGACGAGACGCTCGAGGAACCGGTCATCCTCGACGGCGAGGTCGTCGCCGTCGACGACGACGGGGGGCCGCTCCCCTTCCAGGAGGTGCTCAAGCGGTTCCGCCGGAAGCACGACGTCGAGAAGGCCCGCGAGGAGGTCACCGTCCGACCCGTCTTCTTCGACTGTCTGCACGCAGGCGGCGAGGATCTGCTCGAGGAGCCGCTGACGGCGCGCCACGACAGGCTGCGGGCGGTGCTGGCGGAGGATCCCGACGCCGTAACCGAGACGGAAGACGAGCGCGACGTCGAAGGCCTCTCCCTGCTCTGGACCACCGACGACCCCGACGAAATCGAGGCGATCGACGCCGACGCCCTCGAGGCCGGTCACGAGGGGATCATGCTCAAGAATCCCGAGTCGACGTACTCGCCGGGCCGCCGGGGGAAACACTGGCGCAAGCGCAAGCCCGACGTCGAGACCGTAGACTGCGTGGTCACCGGCGCCGAGTGGGGCGAAGGTCGGCGCGCAAACTTCCTCGGGACCTTCGAACTCTCGGTGCGGGACGGCGACGACTTAGAGACCGTCGGCAAGGTCGCGACCGGCATCACGGACGAGAAGCTCGAAGAGCTGACGGAGCTGCTCGAGCCCCACATCGCCGCGGAGGACGGCCAAGACGTCGACCTCGAGCCGGCGGTCGTCTTCGAGGTGGGTTACGAGGAGATCCAGACCTCGCCGACCTACTCGTCGGGCTATGCACTGCGATTCCCGCGATTCCTGGCGGTCCGCTCTGATAAGGAACCCGAGGACGCGGACACGCTCGAGCGGGTCGAGGCGCTGCGGTCCTGA
- the cofD gene encoding 2-phospho-L-lactate transferase, which translates to MVTFLSGGTGTPKLLDGAGAVFSPEETTIVANTGDDIEIGGLFVSPDVDTLLFQGGGVLDRETWWGIAGDTHRTNSALMELADAAGLPEGPQYLPEDAQTAGRDIANWRRFSGIAEFMTIGDRDRAVHITRTSLLDQGHTLSEATQRLADAFDLSVDLLPMSDDPVASLVHTDEGMMHFQEYWVGRRGEPDVENVEFRGSSTAEPAPGVLEALEDTVVIGPSNPVTSIGPMLALPGVADSLAQTTVVAVSPFLGDEAFSGPAEDLMEAVNAEPSTEGLATAYPFADAYIVDEGDDVEFDRPTIQTDIKIDSPEDAKRVTRAIEQAIEIVS; encoded by the coding sequence ATGGTAACCTTCCTCTCCGGGGGCACCGGGACGCCGAAGTTGTTAGACGGCGCTGGGGCCGTGTTTTCGCCGGAGGAGACGACGATCGTCGCCAATACGGGCGACGACATCGAGATCGGCGGCCTGTTCGTGTCGCCGGACGTCGACACGCTGCTCTTTCAGGGCGGGGGCGTCCTCGACCGCGAGACGTGGTGGGGGATCGCGGGCGACACGCACCGGACGAATTCGGCGCTGATGGAGCTCGCCGACGCCGCGGGGCTCCCCGAGGGGCCGCAGTACCTCCCCGAAGACGCACAGACGGCGGGGCGGGACATCGCGAACTGGCGGCGCTTCTCCGGGATCGCCGAGTTCATGACCATCGGCGACCGCGACCGGGCCGTCCACATCACGCGCACCAGCCTCCTCGATCAGGGCCACACGCTGAGCGAGGCCACCCAGCGCCTCGCCGACGCCTTCGATCTCTCCGTCGACCTCCTCCCGATGAGCGACGACCCCGTGGCCAGCCTCGTCCACACCGACGAGGGCATGATGCACTTCCAGGAGTACTGGGTCGGCCGCCGCGGCGAGCCCGACGTCGAGAACGTCGAGTTCCGCGGCTCCTCGACCGCCGAGCCCGCGCCCGGCGTCCTCGAGGCGCTCGAAGACACGGTCGTCATCGGGCCGTCGAACCCGGTCACGAGCATCGGTCCGATGCTCGCGCTGCCGGGGGTCGCGGATTCGCTCGCACAGACGACGGTCGTCGCGGTGTCGCCGTTCCTCGGGGACGAGGCCTTCTCCGGGCCGGCAGAGGACCTGATGGAGGCGGTCAACGCCGAGCCGAGCACCGAGGGGCTGGCGACCGCGTACCCCTTTGCCGACGCCTACATCGTCGACGAGGGCGACGACGTCGAGTTCGACCGGCCGACGATCCAGACTGATATCAAGATTGACTCGCCCGAAGACGCGAAGCGCGTCACTCGAGCGATCGAGCAGGCGATCGAGATCGTCAGTTAG
- a CDS encoding tRNA-dihydrouridine synthase: MSELAFTPPLALASLSGEADAEWARAGAEYAEAAFLGGIALDANSRAAARELVERDRNEFLPPEPLEFIDRQLAALEDVPIQPGFNVRSATREPIADAARVCRDRGALLEINAHCRQDELCAVGCGETLLRDADRLAAYVETAAETGATVGVKVRAEVSDVDLPALSRRLEDAGAAFVHVDAMDSEPVIADVVDATDLFVIANNGVRDDETVREYVDYGADAVSVGRPSDNPAVLERVRSAVERRLSVEASP, translated from the coding sequence ATGTCTGAACTCGCCTTCACCCCGCCGCTCGCGCTCGCCAGCCTCAGCGGCGAGGCCGACGCCGAGTGGGCCCGCGCCGGCGCCGAGTACGCCGAGGCCGCCTTCCTCGGCGGCATCGCCCTCGACGCGAACTCGAGAGCCGCCGCGCGCGAGCTCGTCGAACGCGACCGGAACGAGTTCCTGCCCCCGGAGCCGCTCGAGTTCATCGACCGACAACTCGCCGCCCTCGAGGACGTCCCGATTCAACCGGGGTTCAACGTCCGGAGCGCGACCCGCGAGCCGATCGCCGACGCGGCGCGAGTCTGTCGCGACCGGGGCGCCCTCCTCGAGATCAACGCCCACTGCCGGCAGGACGAACTCTGCGCGGTCGGCTGCGGCGAGACGCTGCTGCGCGATGCGGACCGCCTCGCTGCATATGTCGAAACGGCCGCCGAAACTGGCGCAACCGTCGGCGTCAAGGTCCGCGCCGAGGTGTCGGACGTCGACCTCCCGGCGCTCTCGCGGCGGCTCGAGGACGCGGGTGCGGCGTTCGTCCACGTCGACGCGATGGACTCCGAACCCGTGATCGCCGACGTCGTCGACGCGACCGACCTGTTCGTGATCGCCAACAACGGCGTCCGCGACGACGAGACCGTTCGGGAGTACGTCGACTACGGCGCCGACGCCGTCAGCGTCGGCCGGCCCAGCGACAACCCGGCGGTGCTCGAGCGCGTCCGTTCGGCGGTGGAGCGACGGCTCAGCGTCGAAGCGAGTCCCTAA